A single Streptomyces sannanensis DNA region contains:
- the cysC gene encoding adenylyl-sulfate kinase, translating to MSVTAQGATVWLTGLPSAGKTTIAYELAGRLREAGHRVEVLDGDEVREFLSAGLGFSREDRHTNVQRIGFVAELLASNGVKALVPVIAPYADSREAVRKRHDAAGTTYVEVHVATPVEVCSVRDVKGLYAKQASGEISGLTGVDDPYEAPETPDLRIESHRQTVQESAAALHALLTEKGLA from the coding sequence ATGAGCGTTACGGCACAGGGAGCCACGGTCTGGCTGACCGGTCTGCCGAGCGCGGGCAAGACCACGATCGCGTACGAGCTGGCGGGCCGGCTGCGTGAGGCGGGGCACCGGGTGGAGGTGCTCGACGGTGACGAGGTCCGCGAGTTCCTCTCCGCGGGCCTGGGTTTCAGCCGTGAGGACCGGCACACCAATGTGCAGCGGATCGGCTTCGTCGCCGAGCTGCTGGCGAGCAACGGCGTGAAGGCGCTGGTGCCGGTGATCGCGCCGTACGCGGACAGCCGCGAGGCCGTGCGCAAGCGCCATGACGCCGCGGGCACCACGTATGTCGAGGTGCACGTCGCGACACCGGTGGAGGTGTGCTCGGTGCGTGATGTGAAGGGCCTGTACGCCAAGCAGGCCTCAGGCGAGATCAGCGGGCTGACCGGCGTCGACGACCCCTACGAGGCCCCCGAGACACCCGACCTCCGGATCGAGTCGCACCGGCAGACCGTCCAGGAGTCCGCGGCCGCGCTGCACGCGCTGCTCACCGAGAAGGGACTGGCCTGA